gtcttgttttttttgtttttttttaatgatctgCCATTGACGTGAATGAACAACGccagatttgttttcatttagcagaggagaagagcaagatgaggagcagaggcaAGAGAGGGGGGAGGCGGGTCGGTTGTATAGTCTGTGGTAGGCGAACTGTGTTCAATCCTACTGCTGTGTACTGTGCCGTGTGGTGATGTAACACACATCTGCATGACGTCCTGGCACGTGTCCACCCGCAGCTGTGTTGCCCGTTGCTCGGGTTCCAAAACAAACCGAGAAAGATGCTGTCGCTCCCACACGCGGAGCCACAATGTCTCCATCCCGACATGTGTGTTGATATTGTCATGTTTACTCACAGACGCCCAGAGGTTATACATCGTGTTTGATATTTCTATATACTCATGTCTGCTCCTCATGCTACCAACGAGCTTTTAAATGGAGATCAGGGCCTCAGTTTTTTAAGATTGCTTCCATTTCGCAGCGCGGTGTGACGTGGTTTCAGTTTCATCTCTCATTTGGATGTGCTCTGGTTGTGCTCTGACTTGttgcatgttgttgtttcttttctgtctgtggTGCCTTCATCCTTGTTCAGTtgtctgtgtggttttgtgtgtgtgtgtgtgtcttctgttctgttctgacCTGTCTTGTGCTTGTGGCTACGTGTTGACGATTGTGGTGAGGGTAATGGTTTTTCTCATGTCCTGTCCACTGCCTCTCCTCCACCAGTCCATCTGGGAAGAAGTTTCGGAGCAAGCCTCAGCTGGCCCGTTACCTTGGCAACCAGATGGACCTCAGCTCCTTCGACTTCCGCACGGGGAAGATGCTCATGAGCAAGCTGAACAAGAACCGCCAGAGGCTGCGATacgacaacaacaaccagaACAAGGTGAGAACAAACTGACCGTGAGACACATCAGATGCCAGTGACACCTGctcagacctggtgttaacatccAGCCTGAGGGATCCGATCACTAGTGGACAGATCTAGGTTCAGGTCCCAATAACCACATTTAGATGTGTTGTGGAAGAAATGTGGCAACATTCTTCTTGCTGCGTGAGAGCATCCTGAGCCACATACGAGGGACGCCTCACTCGGCTGATGTCTCTGTTTTCATGCGGCTCGGTATCCATTCACTTTTTTGCTTGTAGCCAcgtccacaacaacaacactgatcccCACATAATGGCTGATACTTCTAAAATTGGTGAAATCTTTCTTCACAGCTGTTACACAAGTttcatccagctcctcctgactctacttttcctctctgttgctCGGACTGACAGTCGCACACATcgtcacacacactgtggtatTGGACGCATCtataaactcagactgggttaaaacaacataatttagTTTTCCCGATCATGAATGttgtgattatttgcatatagagtggGCAAGTTAGATCAGAACAAAAGCACTTACATTAGCGGATTCATTTCAATGTCCGGTGTGAACATGTACTTAGTGCTGACCACTTGTGTTCAGATgacggatgttaataccaggtctgatcAGGACCTATGTTCATATTACACTCTGTTTACTATAAAGTGACCATGAAACTTCCCTCTGTGGATCAGAAAGTGATCAATGGCGTGGACCAATACTTTAATAGATGCAAAAATAACAGTCATGAAGCAGCACTACACctacacattttaatttaccGCTAGTTACAGAGTAAAATATTAAGTGAGTGAAGCCACTGCAGACATTGCCTCTGGAAAATGTGCAGACAATcagttctggacattttccggagttgcttttcacacatgaagaacgcAGGAGGAGATTGTCTGAGTCAGTCTCCTTAACAACAGCAggtgtgtgaaaatgtgtgaaacattcaggcgaggggtgaCACCTGTagagcaggaggcagaacatAAAGTCTCAATTCTGCTGCCTAAAAGAGTTGTTTTTCTTAACATCACATCGACTGCAGCGTTGATTCTTATGGACTCTTCttgtctttcattttttatatatttttggtgTCTCCTACGTGTATGAAACctccttttcatcctgagatgttcgTGTTCTTTTTGTTAAGCTTTTTTCAGTCGTGCGTGCGCCCCGCCccatgttagaaatgtcatcagcaCCCCCACTCTTTCTGGGaattttcaggacattttcctgctgtgttctctcaAGGGCTTCTCGAGTGTTTACGAGGGGAGGCAGGAATGTTTTCGGAGAGATGGTCGGGATCAGCTAACTCACTGTATATCTGCGTCCTCGCATATAGCCTCTATGGAAAATTTCAGGAGAATGTCTGGAATTCAGcgcatatctgaaagcagcataAGTGGAAGAAGGAGCTATTTTGTACACTGCCTTTACTTTCAGCAGGTGGAGTTGTGTTTAACTCTAGTGAGAAATAGAGGGTGTCATGATCCCAAAAATTTAGTAACACAATTCTCGATGCCAATTTCGATAccaaggttaaaaaaaaggattttctaaGATTCCATGTACTTGAACTTGAAACATGAacttctttattatttattctttggATGTTGTTAATATGACTCAGAACTCACCtagaattctttaaacaaatcagGATGACAGTCTTTCAGGTGCTTTGCTAAATTGGAAGACCTCCCTTGGTCTGGAGACCATGGTAGCATCGTTTGCATAATGGCTTCTAGGGATTAATGATAACGCCACGGTCATCTGCCTCAAACGCAAAGTACTTCCCTACACGACCCCTGTGCCTTTCAAGTCAAGGTGGGGCAATCGCTGCAGTTGCCATCTTGGTTTTCTGAATGTAAACGTTGACAGGAACACTCTGAAGCGTATACTGCCCCCATCAGATCCGGAAGAATCGCAGCACCGATTCTATTGCTAATGCTAACAGCAAGCATCGGCGCTCATGGTGCTTACAGTGCTTCAAAGAAATGGGCATCgtcagtgttttgttattttagcatCGGAAGGTATCGTAAGTATCGGTTCTCATGACATCCCTAGTTGGAAAACATGGTTTTAGTTTCAGCTCTGCAGGTAAAATGTTCAACGTCAATAAGCAACAATCATTTAGTGTCAATACAGGTGAAAAATCTTCTCGGGCTGATTGTAGCTGGTGCCGTATTTTAAACAGCTTCAAAGATTGCTACAAACCAGAACCAGAAAGGCTCCAGTGTAGAAGGAGGTTAATCTATAATGAAAGTAGAACTTGAGAATAGTACCGTTACTTAATTCAATTCCAACCAAAAGTGGCTCTTATATGTTTTTTGCAAACACGCAGTGAGCCTATGTTTTACAGTGAAACAGTcaaaccagtttttttttatttactggtTCACCTCAGTCAACTcttaaatccacacacacagcaacagctTTGTTCTCCTCTGAATGGCTACATGTGGTCTTAAAATAACCTGGTGCACATGTATTTTCTCTCCTGTCCATCCTGCCCTTGGGTCTTTTTAAGGGAAAACCTGACTTGAACACATCACTgccagtcagacagacagcCTCCATCTTTAAGCAGCCTGTTACCAAGGTTACCAACCATCCCAACAACAAAGTGAAGACGGACCCTCAGAAAGCCGTCGACCAGCCCAGACAGGTACACAGCATCGGTCCGTTACAGTTAACATCTTCCCACATAAACCTGAGACATGTGTTTTCTGACTGTCACTGGTTTATTGTTCACAGCTCTTCTGGGAGAAGAAACTCGGCGGTCTTAATGCTTATGACATCGCAGAGGAGCTGGTGAAAACAATGGAACTGCCTAAAGGCCTGCAAGGTAGATacacatcatttattttccttaaGTATCATTTAATTGTGTTGTATATATAattgtttaattaaatgtattcataaGGGACCATGTACAATATGAAACAGAAATGTTGCACCAGAGTAAGCATGAAGCCATGAGCCTTTTcgacaattaaaaacacaaggaTGTTTGAATACCAAGACAAATGAGTATTACAGAGTTAAGAAATGCTTTTAGAATAAGGAGTCGGAGGCGGCCTATAGCTCACCTGGTCAGCTGGTGCCCCACAGACGGAGGCTTGAGTCCTGGTGCTGCATGTCTCCCCATCTCATACTTGTCATATCTAGGCTAAATACTCTGAAGCTGTATTTTAAACAGAATTCATGAGAATATAGTCAGGCGTTACAGATTCAAGGAGCTTTTATCAGATTTATCAGAAACAGTTATTTATATGATATCACTAAATCCGAGTGCAGTTTTAAGAAACgtacatgtttaaaaaaaaaaaataaagtctgataattattctgttgtttttctaggTGTTGGTCCCGGCTGCTCAGATAAGACTCTATTATCGGCCATTGCGAGCGCGCTTCACACCAGCGCCGCTCCCATCACCGGCCAGCTGTCTGCAGCTGTAGAGAAGAACCCGGGAGTGTGGCTCAACACGGCACAGCCGCTATGCAAGGCTTTTATTGTCACCGATGAGGACATCAGGTGGGCGGTCACCAAACACAACTCTACACTGTTTGAACATCTGTTGGAATGTTGGCCAAGGAAACAGTTGTGAAACAAATTGTGATCTTGTTCACTGTGAATCGAAGAAATTCACTCGTGTAGATTGACTGTcatatctgtttttgttgtcaaaGCGAAACAACCACTATAACTATAATGGCAATCACACTTCAACGAAGGCCCAACAGCCCACTTAAACTCTACACTACACAAAATCCGTCATGTTTGTTGGGACAAAGTTGTGAACATTTTTGAGGATGTATATTAACAGTTCATTTCCTGCTGAATCCACATTTTATCAGCTACACATTAAGGGTGGTAACAGGTTTTTAGCCCAATTTGTTTCTCTACTGACTGTGAAAAGCCTTcaccccttatgaaaccacaatcAAATCCGtgagatccagatttttaccTAGAACTGGAGCAAATTAACCTCTACAAACAGATTATACATGTGAATTATAGAATCTGTCAGCGAGGGAAAAGAGTTTGGGGCCAAAACTCTTGTGGTTTCTGTTCCCAGCAGGATTTGGTTGCCCGCAGGTAGACAGTCTGTGTGAAACGCAAAAGAGGTGAAACCCATTGACCAAAGTCAACTATAACCTTTCATTTGATTTGCATTTATATGCCGATAGTTGTCGATAGAGTTCAGCCAAAATGTTGTCTGGacctaaaacaaaaaatattgctgtttgtgttttgggagGAGAAACGTTCAATGGTTTTTGGCCCAGAAATCCGCTGTCTTCACTGGTGCAATTGGTGAATATGTCAAAACGAAAACAAAATCGTATGAATGATTTCTTGGCCCATGTTGTTCCATCATTCGGAGTTTCATGGAAATACATTACAGAGGTGAAAATATACCCTCCTAAATTGAGGTAAAATGGCAAAGAAGTAATTTTAATATCtgccaaatttgaaaaataGTGTTTGCCCAAAAGATGACAGGGTTGTGTCTGTTTGAAAATTTCGCAAAATttttgcaaaaacacacacaaaccatctgCTGTGTGCTGATTCGGTGGTTGTTATGAGCA
The nucleotide sequence above comes from Platichthys flesus chromosome 9, fPlaFle2.1, whole genome shotgun sequence. Encoded proteins:
- the mbd3b gene encoding methyl-CpG-binding domain protein 3b isoform X1; amino-acid sequence: MESVHCVDSPSGKKFRSKPQLARYLGNQMDLSSFDFRTGKMLMSKLNKNRQRLRYDNNNQNKGKPDLNTSLPVRQTASIFKQPVTKVTNHPNNKVKTDPQKAVDQPRQLFWEKKLGGLNAYDIAEELVKTMELPKGLQGVGPGCSDKTLLSAIASALHTSAAPITGQLSAAVEKNPGVWLNTAQPLCKAFIVTDEDIRKQEELVYSVRKRLEEALMADMMAHVEESANEGESLKDEGNSSEDMESV
- the mbd3b gene encoding methyl-CpG-binding domain protein 3b isoform X4, which gives rise to MDKNDPSGKKFRSKPQLARYLGNQMDLSSFDFRTGKMLMSKLNKNRQRLRYDNNNQNKGKPDLNTSLPVRQTASIFKQPVTKVTNHPNNKVKTDPQKAVDQPRQLFWEKKLGGLNAYDIAEELVKTMELPKGLQGVGPGCSDKTLLSAIASALHTSAAPITGQLSAAVEKNPGVWLNTAQPLCKAFIVTDEDIRKQEELVYSVRKRLEEALMADMMAHVEESANEGESLKDEGNSSEDMESV
- the mbd3b gene encoding methyl-CpG-binding domain protein 3b isoform X2 produces the protein MEKKRWDCTALPKGWKMEEVTRKSGLSAGKSDVYYFSPSGKKFRSKPQLARYLGNQMDLSSFDFRTGKMLMSKLNKNRQRLRYDNNNQNKGKPDLNTSLPVRQTASIFKQPVTKVTNHPNNKVKTDPQKAVDQPRQLFWEKKLGGLNAYDIAEELVKTMELPKGLQGVGPGCSDKTLLSAIASALHTSAAPITGQLSAAVEKNPGVWLNTAQPLCKAFIVTDEDIRKQEELVYSVRKRLEEALMADMMAHVEESANEGESLKDEGNSSEDMESV
- the mbd3b gene encoding methyl-CpG-binding domain protein 3b isoform X3, whose amino-acid sequence is MEKKSPSGKKFRSKPQLARYLGNQMDLSSFDFRTGKMLMSKLNKNRQRLRYDNNNQNKGKPDLNTSLPVRQTASIFKQPVTKVTNHPNNKVKTDPQKAVDQPRQLFWEKKLGGLNAYDIAEELVKTMELPKGLQGVGPGCSDKTLLSAIASALHTSAAPITGQLSAAVEKNPGVWLNTAQPLCKAFIVTDEDIRKQEELVYSVRKRLEEALMADMMAHVEESANEGESLKDEGNSSEDMESV